A genomic window from Halogeometricum borinquense DSM 11551 includes:
- a CDS encoding DUF7548 family protein, with the protein MANDTVAPTVGAVASLLLALVVFAPALLISGSNASVADYYAAGPVGISVVGFFALLGIIIFLAGAQERTEPAIIAGLTLVLGVAMLAFAVIWAFSLDQTLLFSFPSQYAWIANHRWAVIALTAVVPVAAGVYSRRVLS; encoded by the coding sequence ATGGCAAACGACACCGTCGCTCCGACCGTGGGTGCTGTTGCGTCGCTCCTCCTCGCACTCGTGGTTTTCGCCCCCGCACTGCTCATCTCGGGGTCGAACGCCAGCGTTGCCGACTACTATGCCGCTGGACCCGTCGGCATCTCCGTCGTTGGGTTCTTTGCTCTCCTCGGAATCATCATCTTCCTCGCGGGGGCACAAGAGCGGACAGAACCCGCTATCATCGCGGGATTAACGCTTGTCCTCGGCGTGGCGATGCTTGCGTTCGCCGTGATCTGGGCGTTCTCCCTCGACCAAACGCTGCTGTTCAGTTTCCCGTCGCAGTACGCGTGGATTGCAAACCATCGGTGGGCTGTTATCGCGCTCACCGCCGTTGTTCCCGTCGCCGCCGGGGTCTACTCACGGCGCGTCCTCTCTTGA
- a CDS encoding DUF7547 family protein yields MSERRDPDDDLADLLADLDRTLGDLRHELRDRERGRGSRSESEDDRRERRRRGRGDRRRRDEPSEREADRYGYRRRDDSDRSRGRDRPLPRPPSFSEVLRFTEEYTIPTVISVLETTIRSLELLQSVLRLADPERSVFDADDRRRSTAERLGMTRMGREALSGVDRALDDLGDALSDLPPDAESRDIVTDARDLMGEIEDRIEEAERQRERSRYGYREDRGESGDRTDERSGGQDGRDSGRRDRDSSRRDSATNAPVTIDVSDERGDGRTEDPEDETPQVDVDAELESIRKEVRGEGADDTEDADVDGEDEETSDDNTTDNN; encoded by the coding sequence ATGAGCGAGCGACGTGACCCTGACGACGACCTCGCAGACCTCCTTGCGGATCTCGACAGAACGCTCGGCGACCTCCGCCACGAACTCCGCGACCGAGAACGCGGCCGCGGCAGCAGGAGCGAGAGCGAAGACGACCGGCGGGAGCGACGGCGACGAGGCCGTGGCGACCGCCGGCGGCGAGACGAACCGAGCGAACGCGAGGCCGACCGCTACGGCTACCGCCGTCGAGATGATTCTGATCGGTCGCGCGGCCGTGACCGTCCCCTACCGCGTCCGCCGTCGTTCAGCGAGGTGCTGCGATTCACTGAAGAGTACACCATCCCGACGGTCATCTCGGTGTTAGAGACGACAATCCGCTCGCTCGAACTGCTCCAGAGCGTCCTCCGGTTGGCCGACCCCGAGCGGTCGGTGTTCGACGCCGACGACCGGCGACGCTCGACGGCCGAACGGCTCGGGATGACGCGGATGGGCCGAGAAGCCCTCTCAGGCGTGGACCGAGCGCTCGACGACCTCGGTGACGCGCTCTCCGACCTCCCACCGGACGCGGAATCGCGTGACATCGTGACTGACGCCCGCGACCTGATGGGCGAGATCGAGGACCGCATCGAGGAAGCCGAACGCCAGCGAGAACGCTCGCGGTATGGCTACCGTGAAGACCGCGGTGAGTCGGGCGACCGCACGGACGAGCGCAGCGGAGGACAAGACGGACGAGATAGCGGCCGCCGCGACCGCGACAGTTCCCGACGCGACTCGGCAACGAACGCGCCGGTGACTATCGACGTGTCGGACGAACGCGGCGACGGTCGAACGGAGGATCCGGAAGACGAAACGCCACAGGTGGACGTAGACGCCGAGTTGGAGTCGATACGGAAGGAAGTCCGGGGTGAAGGTGCAGACGATACTGAAGACGCAGACGTGGATGGCGAAGACGAGGAGACGAGCGACGACAACACGACCGACAACAACTGA
- a CDS encoding MFS transporter gives MARSVGGSLGLLKDREFAALAGTAFARSQAYSTILIALALYADQFGTTGFVEGLFGTAFAVVQLLIVLPLGRKVDTGNAKHYLLAGLVVNVAVFIGFTQVQNSTHVVLMRMVQGLGASLLWITGSTVVGEISPDDSSGRWLGAYNQVAAFSSLAGDVIGGYLLYAYQTYVVYMALSAVTIAAFLLVWRYLRENPGGRKDPEEATGTETLRALLDRPMIRSLVFFRLAFSVGKMAVIIFLPIFAHKQFGINAFAIGWILAGGKLTKTVAQGYMGDLTDRLGSKHWFVAVGAALYGIGTALIPLALYFEGVVTPIEFSAFGKTQALGGAFFALFAAYGVLGVADSIRLPASMALFVEEGERFDSVASSMSLRSISWKIGQVAGPALVGTIKDVVSTTAAFLTAAAFIIVATGIFLVTYYLTSRVESPRPVTSD, from the coding sequence ATGGCACGGAGCGTCGGGGGATCGTTGGGACTCCTCAAGGACAGAGAATTCGCCGCGCTGGCGGGCACCGCGTTCGCCCGGAGTCAGGCGTACTCGACGATTCTCATCGCCCTCGCGCTCTACGCCGATCAGTTCGGAACGACGGGCTTCGTGGAGGGTCTGTTCGGCACCGCATTCGCCGTGGTCCAACTGCTTATCGTCCTCCCGCTCGGTCGCAAAGTGGACACCGGCAACGCCAAGCACTACCTTCTCGCCGGACTCGTGGTCAACGTCGCCGTCTTCATCGGGTTCACGCAAGTTCAAAACTCGACGCACGTCGTCCTCATGCGAATGGTGCAGGGACTCGGGGCAAGCCTCCTCTGGATAACCGGTTCGACCGTCGTCGGCGAGATCAGCCCCGACGACTCCAGCGGTCGGTGGTTGGGCGCGTACAACCAAGTCGCCGCGTTCTCTAGTCTCGCGGGCGACGTGATCGGCGGGTACCTGTTGTACGCTTACCAGACGTACGTCGTCTATATGGCACTCAGCGCCGTCACTATCGCGGCGTTCCTGCTCGTTTGGCGCTACCTGCGTGAGAACCCCGGCGGTCGAAAAGACCCTGAGGAAGCGACGGGGACAGAGACACTGCGTGCCCTCCTTGATCGGCCGATGATTCGCTCGTTGGTCTTCTTCCGCCTCGCGTTCAGCGTCGGCAAGATGGCGGTTATCATCTTTCTACCCATCTTCGCGCACAAGCAGTTCGGGATCAACGCCTTCGCTATCGGCTGGATTCTGGCCGGAGGCAAGTTGACGAAGACGGTCGCGCAGGGCTACATGGGCGATCTGACCGACAGGTTAGGCTCGAAACACTGGTTCGTCGCCGTCGGCGCGGCGCTCTACGGTATCGGGACGGCGCTCATTCCCCTTGCACTCTATTTTGAGGGCGTCGTAACTCCTATCGAGTTCAGCGCCTTCGGAAAAACGCAGGCCTTGGGCGGGGCGTTCTTCGCGCTGTTCGCCGCCTACGGCGTCCTCGGCGTCGCAGACAGTATTCGCCTCCCCGCGAGCATGGCGTTGTTCGTCGAAGAGGGCGAGCGATTCGACTCCGTAGCGTCGAGTATGTCGCTTCGCTCCATCTCGTGGAAAATCGGGCAGGTCGCGGGACCGGCGCTCGTCGGGACGATCAAAGATGTCGTTTCGACCACGGCCGCCTTCCTCACGGCGGCGGCGTTCATCATCGTCGCGACCGGTATTTTTCTCGTGACGTACTATCTCACGTCGCGGGTAGAGAGTCCGAGACCGGTGACAAGCGATTGA
- a CDS encoding type II/IV secretion system ATPase subunit, which produces MSETEFDLGDTGEQADAASDGDAGATASPNDGADSPNDDNGDPSGFEAALADLRRRLRRTAEVLRGSRIDVRPYRPSDGTLSTFEPPADEAVIDQYWVNAPYAYVVITYDEAASKHCYYAVEPDLDDFERDILERVREDIRDPLLYNTETGSSAETTLRRTLRTVLEQYGIEVEMATFHTLLYYLLRDFRGYGRIDPLMQDPHIEDISCDGYDLPIFAYHDDYTDIETNVSFGEEQLDQFVVRLAQRSGRHISVGDPVVGTTLPDGSRAELALGEEVTPHGSAFTIRMYADDPFTPVDLVEFGTFSVEQMAYLWLCIEHNKSLIFAGGTASGKTTSMNAVSMFIPPRSKVLSIEDTRELSLHHDNWLSSVTRNRMHEGSDIDMYDLLRSALRHRPEFIIVGEVRGEEAVTLFQAMNTGHTTFSTMHADSIETVINRLENEPINVPRAMVQSLDLLCVQTLTRSKGERVRRSRAIGEIGGIDQRTGELDYSRAFSWDAETDTFEQRNSSLLEEIQSERGWTRAELRREVRRRERFIWSLVELGIDDYRQFTALVNEYYADADRVMDRLESEVDAEIPTERDERDGLSVGVENEPHVESGSAEEPQTGDDSGVESPVGDDSHRSDGTGDETAR; this is translated from the coding sequence ATGTCAGAGACGGAATTCGACTTGGGGGACACGGGGGAACAGGCGGACGCCGCGTCGGATGGGGACGCAGGTGCGACTGCTAGTCCGAACGACGGTGCTGATAGTCCGAACGACGACAACGGCGACCCGTCGGGATTCGAGGCGGCGCTTGCGGATCTCCGACGACGACTCAGACGAACTGCCGAGGTACTTCGCGGCTCACGCATCGATGTTCGGCCGTACCGGCCGTCCGACGGCACCCTCAGTACGTTCGAGCCACCGGCCGACGAGGCGGTCATCGACCAGTACTGGGTAAACGCGCCGTACGCCTACGTCGTGATTACGTACGACGAGGCGGCCAGCAAACACTGCTACTACGCCGTCGAACCGGATCTCGACGATTTTGAACGCGACATCCTCGAACGCGTCCGCGAGGATATCCGCGATCCGCTCCTGTACAACACGGAGACCGGTTCATCCGCCGAAACGACGCTTCGACGTACATTACGGACGGTACTGGAACAGTACGGTATCGAGGTGGAGATGGCGACGTTCCACACGCTGTTGTACTACCTTTTGCGCGACTTCCGTGGATACGGCCGTATCGACCCGTTGATGCAGGACCCCCATATTGAGGACATCTCCTGTGACGGCTACGACCTCCCCATCTTCGCGTACCACGACGACTACACCGACATCGAGACGAACGTCTCCTTCGGCGAAGAACAGTTAGATCAGTTCGTCGTCCGCCTCGCCCAACGGTCGGGCCGCCACATCAGCGTCGGCGACCCTGTCGTCGGAACGACGCTTCCCGACGGTTCTCGCGCCGAACTCGCCCTCGGGGAAGAGGTGACGCCGCACGGGTCGGCGTTCACCATCCGGATGTACGCGGACGACCCGTTCACACCCGTTGACCTCGTCGAGTTCGGAACGTTCTCCGTCGAGCAGATGGCGTATCTGTGGCTCTGTATCGAACACAACAAGAGCCTCATCTTCGCGGGTGGAACGGCATCCGGAAAGACAACCTCGATGAACGCGGTGTCGATGTTCATCCCGCCGCGTTCGAAGGTACTCTCTATCGAGGACACCCGCGAACTCTCCTTGCACCACGACAACTGGCTCTCGTCGGTGACGCGAAACCGAATGCATGAGGGGTCGGACATCGATATGTACGACCTCCTCCGTTCTGCACTCCGACATCGCCCCGAGTTCATCATCGTCGGCGAAGTTCGCGGCGAGGAAGCCGTCACGCTGTTTCAGGCGATGAACACGGGCCACACGACGTTTTCGACGATGCACGCAGACAGTATCGAGACGGTCATCAACCGACTGGAAAACGAACCGATCAACGTCCCGCGCGCGATGGTGCAGTCGCTGGATTTGCTCTGCGTCCAAACGCTCACCCGGTCGAAAGGCGAGCGAGTCAGACGCTCCCGTGCTATCGGCGAAATCGGCGGCATCGACCAACGGACCGGCGAACTCGACTACTCGCGGGCGTTCTCGTGGGACGCCGAGACTGATACGTTCGAACAGCGTAACTCGTCGCTATTGGAGGAGATTCAGTCCGAACGCGGGTGGACGCGCGCGGAACTTCGACGGGAAGTGCGGCGACGTGAGCGATTCATTTGGTCGCTCGTTGAGTTAGGTATCGACGACTACCGGCAGTTCACTGCGCTCGTCAACGAGTACTATGCCGACGCAGACCGCGTGATGGATCGCCTCGAAAGCGAGGTAGACGCGGAGATACCGACCGAGCGTGACGAACGCGACGGTCTCTCTGTCGGTGTCGAGAACGAACCGCACGTTGAAAGCGGGTCTGCGGAAGAACCGCAGACTGGAGACGACTCTGGAGTCGAATCACCCGTCGGCGACGACTCACACCGCAGCGACGGCACCGGAGACGAGACGGCGCGGTAA
- a CDS encoding thiolase family protein has protein sequence MESVAVIGASMTQFGQRDAWIRELLAEAGQACLDDAGVSPDAIDHLYVSNMASGEFEGQTGVPNALAHDLSALPAYTARIDQTSSSGGAGIYAAWQSVASGASEMTLLVGGEKMTHRTTAEATDVIASLTHPAEYKHGVTLPSFAGLTARLYLDTYDAPRESLGKVAVKNHKNGVDNPHAQFRKEVDLDTVLDSPIVADPLRLYDFCPITDGSAALMLCPESVAREYTDEYVVISGIGGATDTHVVHERADPTTMGGVVNSSEQAYEMADLEPDDIDVAELHDMFTILEFLQSEDLGFFEKGEGWKAVEEGVTDRDGDLPINTSGGLKSKGHPLGASGVAQAYEIYAQLMGEAGDRQVEAQTGLACNVGGFGNCVTTTIMEARR, from the coding sequence ATGGAAAGCGTAGCAGTCATCGGCGCGTCGATGACCCAGTTCGGGCAACGCGACGCGTGGATACGCGAATTGCTCGCTGAGGCCGGTCAAGCCTGTCTCGACGACGCTGGCGTCTCGCCCGACGCCATCGATCACCTCTATGTCTCGAACATGGCCAGCGGCGAGTTCGAGGGGCAAACGGGCGTTCCGAACGCGCTCGCCCACGACCTCTCGGCGCTTCCGGCCTACACCGCGCGCATCGACCAAACGTCGTCGTCCGGCGGCGCGGGTATCTACGCCGCGTGGCAGTCCGTCGCCTCCGGCGCATCGGAGATGACGCTCCTCGTCGGCGGCGAGAAGATGACGCACCGAACCACGGCGGAAGCCACGGACGTTATCGCCTCGCTCACCCATCCCGCCGAGTACAAACACGGCGTCACGCTGCCCTCGTTTGCGGGTCTGACGGCGCGTCTGTACCTCGACACGTACGACGCGCCGCGGGAGTCACTCGGGAAAGTGGCGGTCAAGAACCACAAAAACGGCGTGGACAACCCTCACGCGCAGTTCCGGAAGGAAGTCGATCTGGACACCGTCCTCGACTCGCCAATCGTCGCGGACCCGCTTCGTCTGTACGACTTCTGTCCCATCACTGACGGCTCTGCGGCCCTGATGCTCTGTCCGGAATCGGTCGCCCGCGAGTATACCGACGAGTACGTCGTCATCTCGGGAATCGGCGGCGCGACGGATACGCACGTCGTCCACGAACGCGCCGACCCGACAACGATGGGCGGCGTCGTCAACTCCTCCGAGCAGGCGTACGAGATGGCCGACCTCGAACCCGACGACATCGACGTGGCGGAACTGCACGACATGTTTACGATTCTCGAATTCCTCCAGTCAGAAGATCTCGGCTTCTTCGAGAAAGGAGAGGGCTGGAAGGCTGTCGAGGAGGGTGTTACCGACCGCGACGGCGACCTGCCGATAAACACCTCGGGTGGGTTGAAGTCGAAGGGACATCCCTTAGGCGCATCCGGCGTGGCACAGGCGTACGAGATTTACGCGCAGTTGATGGGCGAAGCCGGCGACCGGCAGGTTGAGGCACAGACGGGACTGGCCTGCAACGTCGGCGGGTTCGGCAACTGCGTAACGACGACCATCATGGAGGCACGACGATGA
- a CDS encoding type II secretion system F family protein codes for MVVGYLPLVLAVIFCLPVVLSPVSSRANLFITRISLPLFGWHVMNESPRRRQQESSLRAAFVGESHRVYSSKTLLMSAVFGIAGSVFGVYFAALIVQTFAVPASALREALPPALGFLAAVASMPNLSVYELFGLVLVSSATVGATLAAGTYVVRWEYLDQRARARRVQIDAALPQTIAFIYALSRSGMPFQKVLATLTENQHVYGEAAREFGVAVNDVQTFGTDLPTALRRMAERTPSQRLDDFTENLTSVLTSGQSLSAFLHEQYDRFQAESEAQQQQYLELLATFAEVYVTVLVAGPLFLITILVVVGLVMQDTLPLLRVIIYLGLPLASVAFVVYVDSVTESLRAPGRTGSVADADDASGESNAPVAVTDAEAEIVTADGGVLENDRWRANRERLAVYDRLSVATRALSQPGQSMLENPLYTLAVTLPLGLIWIALTLDVRSAVQTLRAAVLPGLEGEWTAFAAVVDGPLVELTLLSMGGITLAYELRKRRLKAIEREMPDFLDRMASVNEAGVTVVKSLHRLAQSDLGPISEELRRTWRDIQWGASLRNALRGFDRRAQVPMVSRAVTLIMNAVAASGEVAPVLRIAANEAQDSRRLLRERRQEMMTYLVVIYISFFVFLGIVVALTLAFIPSVEAASQSSAISSGEVQGVSTGVFSGLSDVDTTAYELLFFHAATIQAICSGLIAGQLGEGRVFDGLKHAVVLLTVSYALFVFL; via the coding sequence ATGGTCGTCGGCTATCTCCCACTCGTACTCGCGGTGATCTTCTGTCTCCCAGTTGTACTCTCGCCGGTGAGTTCGAGAGCGAATCTGTTCATTACCCGCATTTCGCTCCCGTTGTTCGGGTGGCACGTGATGAACGAGAGTCCGCGGCGACGACAACAGGAGTCGTCGCTTCGTGCGGCGTTCGTCGGCGAGAGCCATCGCGTGTATTCGTCGAAGACGCTCTTGATGTCTGCCGTCTTCGGCATCGCCGGAAGCGTCTTCGGCGTCTACTTTGCGGCGCTCATCGTCCAGACGTTTGCCGTTCCGGCGTCGGCATTGCGAGAGGCGTTACCCCCCGCGCTCGGGTTTCTTGCCGCAGTGGCCTCGATGCCGAACCTCTCGGTGTACGAGTTGTTCGGTCTCGTCCTCGTCTCCAGTGCGACTGTCGGTGCGACGTTGGCCGCGGGGACCTACGTCGTTCGGTGGGAGTATCTCGACCAACGGGCGCGCGCCCGCCGCGTACAAATCGACGCCGCGCTTCCCCAAACGATTGCCTTTATCTACGCTCTCTCTCGGTCTGGAATGCCGTTTCAGAAGGTGCTAGCGACGCTGACGGAGAACCAGCACGTCTACGGGGAGGCCGCCCGGGAGTTCGGCGTCGCCGTTAACGACGTGCAAACGTTCGGGACCGACTTACCGACTGCGCTCCGGCGAATGGCCGAACGGACACCGAGTCAGCGACTCGATGATTTCACCGAAAACCTCACGAGCGTTCTCACCAGCGGACAGAGCCTCTCGGCGTTCCTCCACGAGCAGTACGACCGGTTCCAAGCCGAATCGGAGGCCCAACAGCAACAGTACCTCGAACTGCTGGCGACGTTCGCGGAAGTGTACGTCACTGTCCTCGTGGCGGGACCGCTGTTTTTGATCACGATTCTTGTTGTCGTCGGATTGGTCATGCAAGATACCCTTCCGCTTCTCCGAGTCATCATCTATCTCGGCCTCCCGCTGGCTAGCGTCGCGTTCGTCGTCTACGTTGACAGCGTCACCGAGTCGCTTCGCGCCCCCGGACGGACCGGTTCCGTCGCCGATGCGGACGACGCTTCGGGAGAATCGAACGCTCCCGTCGCTGTCACGGACGCCGAGGCCGAGATAGTCACCGCCGACGGTGGCGTCCTCGAAAACGACAGGTGGCGGGCGAACCGAGAGCGACTGGCGGTGTACGACCGACTGTCGGTGGCAACGCGTGCTCTTTCCCAACCCGGACAGAGCATGCTCGAAAATCCGCTATACACGCTGGCAGTGACGCTCCCGCTCGGCCTCATCTGGATTGCGCTAACCCTAGATGTTCGGTCGGCAGTCCAGACGCTCCGGGCCGCCGTCCTCCCGGGCCTCGAAGGGGAATGGACGGCGTTTGCCGCCGTCGTGGACGGCCCGCTTGTCGAACTGACGCTTCTGTCCATGGGCGGAATCACGCTCGCCTATGAGCTTCGGAAGCGTCGCCTGAAGGCGATAGAGCGGGAAATGCCGGATTTCCTCGACCGGATGGCGAGCGTCAACGAGGCGGGCGTCACCGTCGTCAAAAGCCTGCACCGACTCGCACAGAGCGACCTCGGTCCCATCAGCGAGGAACTCCGGCGGACGTGGCGCGACATCCAGTGGGGTGCGTCACTCCGGAACGCCCTCCGTGGGTTCGACCGTCGAGCGCAAGTTCCGATGGTTTCTCGCGCGGTGACGCTCATCATGAACGCCGTCGCCGCCAGCGGTGAGGTCGCGCCGGTTCTCCGTATCGCCGCGAACGAAGCGCAGGACAGTCGCCGTCTGCTCCGCGAGCGCCGACAGGAGATGATGACCTACCTCGTCGTCATCTATATCTCGTTTTTCGTCTTCCTCGGCATCGTCGTCGCGTTGACGCTGGCGTTCATTCCATCTGTCGAAGCGGCGAGTCAGTCGTCAGCCATCAGTAGCGGTGAGGTACAGGGTGTCTCGACCGGTGTATTCTCCGGACTCAGCGACGTTGATACGACCGCGTACGAACTGCTGTTCTTCCACGCGGCGACGATTCAGGCGATTTGCTCGGGTCTCATCGCCGGACAACTCGGTGAAGGGCGCGTGTTCGACGGCCTGAAACACGCCGTCGTCCTCCTCACAGTTTCCTACGCTCTCTTTGTATTCCTCTGA
- a CDS encoding class I SAM-dependent methyltransferase produces the protein MVRDDRSLPDDAETPHETYDRIAEHFSSTREYPWPEVESFLDDYAADATDAASVTMGSAEADSEVETPPARGLDLGCGNGRHAEVMAEHVESVVALDASRGLLDQARERSAERGFSANLVQGDAASLPLRDDSVSLAVYVATLHHLRPRSARVASLSELARVLAPGGRALVSAWSVEHDRFDATDGFDTTVDWTLPGGEPVPRYYHIYDTDEFAADLEDSTLSVVESFVSSGNCYAVVAPADDPAITDSC, from the coding sequence ATGGTCCGCGACGACCGGTCGCTCCCCGACGACGCCGAGACGCCGCACGAGACGTACGACCGCATCGCCGAACATTTCTCCTCGACGCGCGAGTACCCGTGGCCCGAAGTGGAGTCGTTCCTCGATGACTACGCCGCGGATGCGACGGACGCGGCTTCTGTAACGATGGGTTCCGCGGAAGCTGATTCCGAGGTCGAGACGCCGCCAGCGCGGGGGCTTGACCTCGGATGCGGCAACGGCCGCCACGCCGAGGTGATGGCCGAACACGTCGAATCGGTCGTCGCGCTCGACGCGAGTCGGGGACTCCTCGACCAGGCCCGCGAACGGTCCGCAGAACGAGGATTCTCGGCGAATCTCGTACAGGGAGACGCCGCGTCGCTCCCCCTCCGTGACGACAGTGTTTCTCTTGCCGTCTACGTAGCGACGTTGCACCACCTCAGACCGCGTTCGGCGCGCGTAGCGAGCCTCTCGGAACTCGCGCGCGTCCTTGCGCCGGGTGGTCGCGCCCTCGTCAGCGCGTGGTCCGTGGAACACGACCGATTCGATGCTACGGACGGATTCGACACGACCGTAGATTGGACGCTCCCCGGCGGCGAACCAGTCCCGCGCTACTACCACATCTACGACACTGACGAGTTCGCGGCTGACCTCGAAGATTCAACGCTCTCGGTGGTCGAGTCGTTCGTCTCTAGCGGCAACTGCTATGCCGTCGTCGCCCCGGCGGATGACCCTGCAATCACTGATTCGTGCTAA
- a CDS encoding DUF7549 family protein encodes MVWVRSEYAGPLAVVLTVLSVLLPWNVTYSASISGGSVLFVRFPFAQIRYAFGVPFAEAVRLFDPMSAIAFQAGSTIQLAYEVWAVGAAVLAVALLVAIAYYFREDAVESGPVDPVRLLGSLLGLAGVVLAVATYLLVTRGFPGVPLPVGVVFLFVFAGLLLTVERT; translated from the coding sequence ATGGTTTGGGTCCGTTCAGAGTACGCAGGGCCGCTTGCCGTCGTCTTGACGGTTCTTTCGGTGTTGCTCCCGTGGAATGTGACGTACTCGGCGAGTATCTCCGGCGGGTCAGTACTGTTCGTTCGTTTTCCGTTTGCCCAGATTCGGTACGCGTTCGGCGTGCCGTTCGCAGAGGCGGTTCGGCTGTTCGATCCGATGTCGGCTATCGCGTTTCAGGCGGGAAGCACGATACAACTCGCCTACGAGGTGTGGGCCGTTGGCGCGGCGGTTCTTGCCGTTGCTCTCCTCGTTGCTATTGCCTACTACTTTCGCGAGGATGCAGTCGAATCCGGGCCCGTCGATCCGGTACGTCTCCTCGGCAGTCTGTTGGGGCTTGCGGGCGTTGTTCTCGCGGTCGCTACCTATCTCCTCGTCACGCGTGGCTTCCCCGGTGTCCCCCTTCCGGTAGGTGTCGTTTTCCTGTTCGTGTTCGCAGGGCTTCTCCTGACAGTTGAGCGAACGTAA
- a CDS encoding NAD(P)/FAD-dependent oxidoreductase produces the protein MTEMGDAESYDVVVIGGGPAGLQTALYTARLGHDTAVVDRGGGRAAMMLDTHNVIGVTEEVSGNELLQTAREQVESYGADFHRDLVTEATRLDDGRFHLVGNNSEFVADRIVLGMGFNDERPEPPVPRTGKGLHYCLHCDAYMFIDRPVFVMGTGESAAHVAMIMLNFTDEVDILLRGEEPAWSEETDERLRAHPIDIIETEISGMRKSDNGWLEAFEFEDGTVRNYRGGFPMYGSNYSTDLAEQLGCDLNEDGTVAVSEDGETSVEGVYAVGDITPGHNQIPVAMGKGAQAGLAIHYELREFPRSLDDVRENGAVTRDEVPGLGDRIHAAADEFEEARAPPIQSPEVESAVDDD, from the coding sequence ATGACAGAGATGGGTGATGCGGAGTCGTACGACGTTGTGGTGATTGGTGGGGGTCCGGCGGGACTACAGACCGCGCTCTACACGGCCCGACTCGGGCACGATACGGCAGTCGTAGACCGGGGTGGTGGCCGCGCCGCGATGATGCTCGACACGCACAACGTGATCGGCGTTACCGAGGAGGTTTCGGGTAACGAACTCCTCCAGACGGCCCGAGAGCAGGTCGAATCGTACGGTGCAGACTTTCACCGTGACCTCGTGACGGAGGCGACGCGGCTGGACGACGGTCGGTTCCACCTCGTTGGCAACAACAGCGAGTTCGTCGCCGACAGAATCGTCCTCGGGATGGGGTTCAACGACGAACGGCCGGAGCCGCCGGTGCCGCGGACGGGCAAAGGCCTGCACTACTGTCTGCACTGCGACGCCTACATGTTCATCGACCGCCCGGTGTTCGTGATGGGAACCGGCGAGTCGGCGGCCCACGTGGCGATGATTATGCTCAACTTCACCGACGAGGTGGATATTCTGCTTCGCGGTGAGGAACCGGCGTGGAGCGAGGAGACGGACGAACGACTCCGTGCGCATCCGATTGACATCATCGAGACTGAAATCTCCGGAATGCGGAAGTCCGATAACGGGTGGTTGGAAGCGTTCGAGTTCGAGGACGGCACCGTCCGCAACTACCGCGGCGGGTTCCCGATGTACGGGTCGAACTACAGCACCGACCTCGCAGAACAGTTGGGGTGCGACCTCAACGAGGACGGCACCGTTGCCGTCTCCGAAGACGGCGAGACGAGCGTCGAAGGCGTCTACGCCGTCGGCGATATCACGCCCGGCCACAACCAGATTCCCGTCGCCATGGGGAAGGGCGCACAGGCCGGTCTCGCCATCCACTACGAACTGCGCGAGTTCCCACGGAGTCTGGACGATGTGCGTGAGAACGGCGCTGTGACGCGTGATGAAGTGCCGGGGTTGGGTGACAGAATCCACGCCGCCGCCGACGAGTTCGAGGAGGCACGCGCGCCACCCATCCAGTCCCCGGAAGTCGAATCGGCAGTTGACGACGACTGA
- a CDS encoding OB-fold domain-containing protein, with protein sequence MTAEHEMEAYRYPDGSITYPGHPLGPGGEEPIGTVDLSEYTAEVVTWTTATATPPGVRQPNHLAIVEFDVDGEPVRAIGQLTSGDVEIGDEVRAVYCDELRDPDAGIREKESQEWDGFRFEPV encoded by the coding sequence ATGACAGCAGAGCACGAAATGGAGGCGTACCGCTACCCCGACGGGAGCATCACCTATCCCGGTCATCCGCTCGGCCCCGGCGGCGAGGAACCCATCGGAACGGTCGATCTGAGCGAGTACACGGCCGAAGTCGTGACGTGGACGACCGCAACGGCGACACCGCCGGGTGTTCGCCAGCCCAACCACCTCGCCATCGTTGAGTTCGACGTGGACGGCGAACCCGTACGCGCCATCGGCCAACTCACGAGCGGCGATGTAGAAATCGGTGACGAGGTTCGCGCGGTCTACTGCGACGAACTCCGCGACCCCGACGCTGGCATTCGGGAGAAAGAGAGTCAGGAGTGGGACGGGTTCCGCTTCGAACCAGTCTAA